A portion of the Calliphora vicina chromosome 5, idCalVici1.1, whole genome shotgun sequence genome contains these proteins:
- the anne gene encoding polyamine-transporting ATPase 13A3 isoform X2 encodes MNDKQTEVSDKKPCFGLLNPNEDDEMKITGYRRSNLRTFLCWLCICLTGGLLRLILHWWGHWYLMATHEICTLEEAEKVLVQEDYKGNHKIYYVKQVQTLDFNTLRHDQLKRAKQLKKKSSTNNEILANGCNSVDAVANIDEKNFHLSMHFETGQFKYCSSARIFNCKQLRYAWNPQTQTFDKLQGLDVDVLNTYFHQQKGLNGQEQIARRLVYGPNEITVPYKDVKTLLFLEVLNPFYVFQIFSVALWFAYDYYYYACVIVLMSVFGITMSIVQTKKNQDALRETVHNTGTALIVSEKGDVQELPTQCLVPGDIIEIPSSGCTMQCDAVLLAGNCILDESMLTGESVPVTKTPLPMKRDVIFDKKEHARHTLFCGTKVIQTRLIGSEKVLAIVINTGNITAKGGLIRSILYPPPVDYKFEQDSYKFIEFLGLIALIGFIYTLVSKILRNVDPVKIAVESLDLITIVVPPALPAAMTVGRFYAQKRLERNSIYCISPRSINVAGSIDCCCFDKTGTLTEDGLDMWGVLPKSATNQFQIPIKQIDRLPCDNFLFGMVTCHSITIMNGKMMGDPLDLKMFESTGWILEDPQNQPQGLLQSTVVRQPKNRKIENNVEEESDCENKLTQIRERQSSVDDLLSDVGLLNGESNNDHGVVREFPFTSNLQRMSVVTKRLSEKNFNVYCKGSPEMLQQLCLPKSLPDNFSQQLATYAKQGYRVIAMAYKKLSPKLNFTKVQRLARENVECDLEFLGFVVLENRLKPDTTEVIGALTKAEIRTIMVTGDNILTALSVARDCGIVSSTQPVVTVNVRQKPEANVEGHEHTHAHGHGHGHGHGHGHGHGHDHDHHDYELYYTLDLGSASCASNSITNGKTNGTLTNSNTNDTLSYAGDNNYHRLNGDVASLSSAASLTMPNSKSCGSVETMDTWTHNDIELGISTPLDGDAPPIMSANNAQSLQDKKWRNNYRFAMVGKTWQIVKDHFPDLLQNFLTRGVIYARMSPEQKQALIVELQNLDYCVAMCGDGANDCGALKVAHTGISLSETESSIASPFTSRNPTIAAVPNVIKEGRAALVTSFGIFKYMAAYSMVQFISVMILYSIDSNLTDKQYLYIDLGLISIFAFFFGKTESFHGPLVKQVPLSSLISLTPLASIVLHLMVVIVFQVSAWYHLHQQEWFEPFVHSSEDHLGCWENYTMFAISSFQYIILAFVFSKGAPYRRPIWSNLPFCLTLIANLCIVIYLILIPPVWLADFFQLILPPDMNFRYWMLIYGVCNFIAHIIIETLVVEYLLFKKFQARRDRDLRTSKRKYMQIEYDLKFYQNWPQITEEPLHTMQIDHSKAKPAYYEISAEQNFDTPASENNPLNNFFDFEPNTPTSPDQHFQMSHEPAHVIPTPPATSTPTIAATGTIQPLSFANNNINNNNNNNNVVEC; translated from the exons ataAAAAACCATGTTTTGGTTTATTAAATCCCAACGAAGATGATGAAATGAAAATTACCGGCTATCGCCGGTCAAATTTGCGCACATTTTTATGTTGGCTTTGCATATGTTTGACTGGCGGCCTATTGCGATTAATATTGCATTGGTGGGGTCATTGGTATTTAATGGCCACCCATGAAATCTGCACTTTGGAGGAAGCTGAAAAAGTTTTAGTCCAAGAAGACTATAAGGGAAACCATAAAATCTATTATGTTAAACAAGTACAAACATTAGATTTTAATACCTTAag acatGACCAATTGAAGCGGGCCaaacaattaaagaaaaaatcttcgacaaataatgaaattttagcaAATGGTTGTAATAGTGTAGATGCTGTAGCTAATATTGATGAAAAGAATTTCCATCTGTCGATGCATTTTGAAACAGGACAATTTAAAT ATTGTTCCAGTGCCCGTATATTCAATTGCAAACAATTACGCTATGCCTGGAATCCACAGACGCAAACTTTTGATAAATTACAGGGATTGGATGTGGACGTGTTGAATACATATTTCCATCAACAAAAAGGTTTAAATGGACAAGAGCAGATTGCACGACGACTGGTGTATGGGCCGAATGAAATAACAGTTCCTTATAAAGATGTTAAGACACTATTGTTCTTAGAAGTACTTaatccattttatgttttccaaatattttcggTGGCATTATGGTTTGCCTACGACTACTATTACTATGCCTGTGTTATTGTACTAATGTCCGTATTTGGCATAACCATGTCAATTGTTCAAACTAAAAAG AATCAAGATGCTTTACGTGAAACCGTACATAATACTGGCACAGCATTGATTGTTAGTGAAAAGGGAGATGTGCAAGAATTACCCACCCAATGCCTGGTACCGGGCGATATAATCGAAATACCTTCTAGTGGTTGTACTATGCAATGTGATGCTGTCTTATTGGCGGGCAATTGTATTCTAGATGAATCAATGTTGACGG GTGAAAGTGTACCAGTTACTAAAACTCCGCTGCCTATGAAACGTGATGTGATATTCGATAAGAAGGAACATGCCCGTCACACTCTATTCTGTGGCACTAAAGTTATACAGACTCGTTTGATTGGTTCCGAAAAGGTTTTAGCAATTGTCATTAACACAGGAAATATAACTGCCAAAGGTGGTTTAATACGTTCAATATTGTATCCACCACCAGTTGATTATAAATTTGAGCAAGATTcctataaatttattgaatttttgggtCTTATTGCCTTAATTGGTTTCATCTATACGTTAGTGAGTAAG ATTTTGCGTAATGTAGATCCTGTTAAGATTGCTGTTGAGTCTTTGGATTTAATAACAATTGTAGTGCCTCCTGCATTGCCAGCTGCCATGACTGTGGGCCGTTTTTATGCCCAAAAACGTTTAGAACGTAACAGCATCTATTGTATCTCGCCACGTTCCATTAATGTGGCTGGCAGTATTGATTGTTGCTGTTTCGATAAG ACCGGCACCTTAACCGAAGATGGTTTAGATATGTGGGGTGTGTTACCCAAATCGGCCACCAATCAATTCCAAATACCCATCAAACAAATTGATCGTTTACCTTGTGATAATTTCCTTTTTGGTATGGTAACATGTCATTCAATTACCATCATGAATGGTAAAATGATGGGTGATCCTTTGGACTTGAAGATGTTCGAATCCACTGGCTGGATTTTGGAAGATCCTCAGAATCAACCCCAGGGTCTGTTGCAATCGACTGTGGTAAGACAGCCTAAGAATCGCAAAATCGAAAATAATGTTGAGGAAGAAAGTGACTGTGAGAATAAGTTAACACAAATCCGTGAGAGACAATCATCAGTCGATGATTTACTATCCGATGTGGGTTTACTCAATGGTGAGTCTAACAATGACCATGGTGTAGTACGAGAATTTCCATTTACCTCTAACCTGCAAAGAATGTCAGTTGTAACGAAACGTTTGAGTGAGAAAAACTTCAATGTCTATTGCAAGGGCTCGCCCGAGATGTTGCAGCAATTGTGTTTGCCAAAAAGTTTGCCCGACAACTTTTCCCAGCAATTGGCCACTTATGCCAAGCAGGGATATCGTGTCATAGCCATGGCCTATAAGAAGCTTAGTCCGAAATTAAACTTTACGAAAGTACAGCGTTTGGCTCGTGAAAATGTTGAATGTGATTTGGAATTTTTGGGATTTGTGGTGTTGGAGAATCGTTTGAAACCCGATACTACTGAGGTAATAGGAGCCTTGACAAAAGCCGAAATTAGAACGATAATGGTAACGGGAGATAATATATTGACGGCCTTAAGTGTGGCTAGAGATTGTGGCATAGTCAGCTCAACACAGCCCGTGGTAACAGTTAATGTGCGTCAGAAGCCCGAAGCTAATGTTGAGGGTCATGAACATACACATGCTCATGGTCATGGACACGGCCATGGTCACGGTCATGGTCACGGACATGGTCACGATCACGATCATCATGATTATGAATTGTATTATACCTTAGATTTGGGCAGTGCTTCGTGTGCCTCTAACTCAATAACAAATGGTAAAACTAATGGCACTTTAACCAATTCCAATACCAATGATACGCTCTCATATGCCGGTGACAATAACTACCACAGACTAAATGGCGATGTGGCCTCCCTATCCAGTGCTGCTTCGCTAACAATGCCCAACAGTAAAAGTTGTGGCAGTGTGGAGACTATGGATACTTGGACCCACAATGATATAGAATTGGGCATTTCTACACCCTTGGATGGGGATGCGCCGCCAATAATGTCAGCAAATAACGCCCAATCGTTGCAGGACAAGAAATGGCGCAACAACTATCGTTTTGCCATGGTAGGAAAAACCTGGCAAATCGTTAAAGATCATTTTCCCGACTTGCTGCAAAACTTTTTGACGCGTGGTGTTATTTATGCTCGCATGTCTCCCGAACAAAAACAAGCCTTAATTGTGGAATTACAAAATCTTGACTACTGTGTTGCCATGTGCGGTGATGGTGCTAACGATTGTGGTGCCCTAAAAGTGGCGCACACCGGTATATCTTTAAGTGAAACTGAATCATCGATTGCCTCGCCGTTTACCTCACGTAATCCCACCATAGCTGCGGTTCCCAATGTCATTAAGGAAGGCCGTGCTGCCCTCGTCACCTCATTTGGTATATTCAAATATATGGCTGCCTATTCCATGGTGCAATTTATATCGGTCATGATATTGTATTCCATCGATTCGAATTTGACTGATAAACAGTATTTGTACATAGATCTGGGTTTAATAtccatttttgcatttttctttgGCAAAACCGAATCGTTCCATGGGCCACTAGTGAAACAGGTGCCTTTGTCTTCATTAATATCACTAACACCGTTGGCCTCGATTGTCTTGCATTTGATGGTGGTTATAGTATTCCAAGTGTCGGCCTGGTATCATCTGCACCAGCAGGAATGGTTCGAGCCCTTCGTGCACAGCAGCGAAGATCATTTGGGCTGTTGGGAAAACTACACCATGTTTGCCATATCCAGTTTTCAATACATCATTTTGGCGTTTGTATTCTCCAAAGGTGCTCCCTATCGCCGGCCCATTTGGTCGAATTTACCCTTCTGTTTGACGCTGATCGCCAACCTGTGTATTGTTATCTACCTCATTTTAATACCACCCGTTTGGTTGGCTGACTTTTTCCAACTCATCTTACCGCCAGACATGAATTTCCGCTATTGGATGTTAATCTATGGTGTGTGCAATTTTATAGCTCACATTATCATTGAAACTTTGGTTGTGGAATATTTACTGTTTAAGAAATTCCAAGCACGTCGTGATCGTGATTTACGTACATCCAAACGTAAATACATGCAAATTGAATACGATTTGAAATTCTATCAAAATTGGCCCCAAATCACCGAAGAACCTTTGCACACTATGCAAATTGATCATAGCAAGGCTAAACCTGCATATTATGAAATTAGTGCTGAACAAAATTTCGATACACCCGCTTCCGAGAATAATCCCTTgaataatttctttgattttgaACCAAACACACCAACATCACCGGATCAACACTTTCAAATGTCACATGAACCCGCACACGTAATACCAACACCGCCAGCTACTTCAACGCCCACAATAGCAGCAACAGGAACAATACAGCCACTATCCTTtgcaaataataatattaataacaataataataataataatgttgtaGAATGTTGA